The genomic DNA AGTAGTAGTTAAAAATCAGTCTCGTAACATCAATTGTCTCAAATAATTATGCGTATACAATTTAGTAGGCTTTTTTTTTCTACAGTTATAtgattattacaaaaaatatcattaaaacccaatttttttttaaaacaacgtAATTTATATTTCATGCTCTGTACGCAGCCGAAGAATTtggaataaaattaaatgtacCAGCATATTTCGATTCGAAGCTAAACTCCAAAGATCTTTTAACCGGTGTATCATTTGCGTCAGGAGGTTCTGGTTATGATCCTATAACACCTAAACTCGTGGTAAGACTATGTAACCTATCGATCATGGTATTTTTGTAtcatttgatttaataattatcTTAACTTGTTGGTTTCATTTGTTGATGGTATTAGACAGTAATATCATTAGAAGAGCAATTAACTTATTTCGAGGAGTACATAGAGAAAGTGAAGAATATAGTtggggaagaaagaaaagactTCATAATAGCCAACAGCTTATTCTTGGTGGTCGCAGGCAGCGATGACATAGCCAATACATACTATACTCTTCGTGCAAGACCGCAATACGACGTCGATTCCTATACCACTCTTATGTCTGACTCTGCCTCAGCTTTTGTGGCTGTAAGCTATTCTCAAATCTTTGAATAAAGCCTAATACTACTGTTAAGTTTTAATATAGTCTTTCTACATTAGTATATTGTaacaacattatatatatatatatatatatatatatatatataaataagaaaaaacatttgaaatatAGATGGCTATctaccaaaattatatttatataaaaatatgagtcAGAGAAATAAATGAAATTCTAGAAATATAATGATTATATTATGGAAATGAAATTGACAGAAACTATATGGATATGGAGTGAGAAGGCTGGCTGTATTTAGTGCACCACCAATTGGGTGTGTACCATCCCAGAGAACCTTAGGAGGAGGTATTTTGAGAGATTGTGCTGACACTTACAACGAAGCAGCAAAGCTTTTCAATTCAAAGCTTTCGCCAAAACTGGATATGTTGCGTAAAACTCTACCGGGTATCAAACCGATCTACATTAATATCTATGATCCTCTTTTGGATATCATCCAGAATCCTGCAAATTACGGTAATACTTAAAACATtatattcatttaattttcatGCATTTACTAGTCGTTGTACTTGAATATAAATAGGTAACATCTTTGAAAGTTACGATTTGGGTTATTGTAGGGTTTAAAGTGGCTAATAAAGGATGCTGCGGGACGGGAGCCATAGAAGTTGCTGTGTTGTGCAATAAAATCACATCTTCTGTATGTCCCGACGTGTCTAGTCATGTGTTTTGGGACAGTTATCATCCTACCGAGCATACTTACAAAGTGTTAGTCTCATTGTTGattaacaaatttattgatCAGTTCGTCTgaatttaaaactattttcaCGGCGTAATGATTGGTTGTATTTTATCATATCTTGTTTGTATCATTTGAAAATTGTATTCgatctaaatataataaatatctaTTGTTGTTTTACTTCAAAATTTATCATTCTAATAGTTAGATCCTCTTCCAATACATAGGGAGGAATAAGAGTCTACATGACAAAAACATCTGACTGTATAcatcattaattttaatttaattaaagtaaatatatttacaaatagttcttttttttgtgtggtatTTATGTCATCAgatatatgaaattattatcTTCATGATACATGCAGACATTCATCCAGTGTGTTCTCACCACTTTCATGCATTTTTGGCTTCCTTAGACAACAAGGACTAGACGTCTAAAAAGACTTAGAAANNNNNNNNNNNNNNNNNNNNNNNNNNNNNNNNNNNNNNNNNNNNNNNNNNNNNNNNNNNNNNNNNNNNNNNNNNNNNNNNNNNNNNNNNNNNNNNNNNNNNNNNNNNNNNNNNNNNNNNNNNNNNNNNNNNNNNNNNNNNNNNNNNNNNNNNNNNNNNNNNNNNNNNNNNNNNNNNNNNNNNNNNNNNNNNNNNNNNNNNNNNNNNNNNNNNNNNNNNNNNNNNNNNNNNNNNNNNNNNNNNNNNNNNNNNNNNNNNNNNNNNNNNNNNNNNNNNNNNNNNNNNNNNNNNNNNNNNNNNNNNNNNNNNNNNNNNNNNNNNNNNNNNNNNNNNNNNNNNNNNNNNNNNNNNNNNNNNNNNNNNNNNNNNNNNNNNNNNNNNNNNNNNNNNNNNNNNNNNNNNNNNNNNNNNNNNNNNNNNNNNNNNNNNNNNNNNNNNNNNNNNNNNNNNNNNNNNNNNNNNNNNNNNNNNNNNNNNNNNNNNNNNNNNNNNNNNNNNNNNNNNNNNNNNNNNNNNNNNNNNNNNNNNNNNNNNNNNNNNNNNNNNNNNNNNNNNNNNNNNNNNNNNNNNNNNNNNNNNNNNNNNNNNNNNNNNNNNNNNNNNNNNNNNNNNNNNNNNNNNNNNNNNNNNNNNNNNNNNNNNNNNNNNNNNNNNNNNNNNNNNNNNNNNNNNNNNNNNNNNNNNNNNNNNNNNNNNNNNNNNNNNNNNNNNNNNNNNNNNNNNNNNNNNNNNNNNNNNNNNNNNNNNNNNNNNNNNNNNNNNNNNNNNNNNNNNNNNNNNNNNNNNNNNNNNNNNNNNNNNNNNNNNNNNNNNNNNNNNNNNNNNNNNNNNNNNNNNNNNNNNNNNNNNNNNNNNNNNNNNNNNNNNNNNNNNNNNNNNNNNNNNNNNNNNNNNNNNNNNNNNNNNNNNNNNNNNNNNNNNNNNNNNNNNNNNNNNNNNNNNNNNNNNNNNNNNNNNNNNNNNNNNNNNNNNNNNNNNNNNNNNNNNNNNNNNNNNNNNNNNNNNNNNNNNNNNNNNNNNNNNNNNNNNNNNNNNNNNNNNNNNNNNNNNNNNNNNNNNNNNNNNNNNNNNNNNNNNNNNNNNNNNNNNNNNNNNNNNNNNNNNNNNNNNNNNNNNNNNNNNNNNNNNNNNNNNNNNNNNNNNNNNNNNNNNNNNNNNNNNNNNNNNNNNNNNNNNNNNNNNNNNNNNNNNNNNNNNNNNNNNNNNNNNNNNNNNNNNNNNNNNNNNNNNNNNNNNNNNNNNNNNNNNNNNNNNNNNNNNNNNNNNNNNNNNNNNNNNNNNNNNNNNNNNNNNNNNNNNNNNNNNNNNNNNNNNNNNNNNNNNNNNNNNNNNNNNNNNNNNNNNNAAGTACTGTTCCTCGTTCTTAAAAAGTCCATTCTTGTCGTCAACCTCATTTATTTTGTCGCTACAAAAATTCATATAGTGATGAAGTTCTTTTATGGTTTGCAGGATTTTCTAATGAGAAGAAAGGGTGTTGTTGTATGCTTTCGTCAATAGTACCATGCCCCAACCCAGATAAATACGTCTtctatgactttgttcatcccTCCGAGAAATcctacaaaattatttctaaaaagcTTGTCGCGGATATCAAGAATGGCCTTGCCTGATTCCTTTTGCAATGctttattttaatcttattaaCAGCCAtcgttaataatatatatgagaaggCAAAAATCATACATGGGCGATCTTTCAGTTTTTACATAAATCAATGTATAATccagtttaaagaaaaaatgtattatgtatcccttatttatttcataaaatccCAGAACAACAAAGGCGGTTGCTTACAAATGTATACTGaagaacttttttctttttttacgaCACATATTCAAGAACGTATCTAATGACAATTCCTAACAAATATAGTTGACATCAGCCAAGTAAGAAAACGACAAAATAAACACTTTGGGACAATACTACTGAATGAAAATCCAGAATTTTTTGAAATACTGTATAAGTCatgattttgatgattatgTTATAGCTAAAACTGTACGGATTAAAAGCTAAGTATCAACTTCACCGTTAACCCTTTTTTCTTGTACAACGTATTATTTCTAGgttggacaatttttttttttttttttgataattaagttGGACAACTATTTATTTCGAAACAatatattttcagaaaatatgtccgatttgaaaaatatatactttaatatgtatacaactaaaaaaaaaataagaaaaaaaaaaaagaatcttcttAAAAGGTGAAGCATGCTAACATTTATTATGTGTGCTGCACTCACACTTTTTGGCTTCCTTGGACAAACAAAAACTAGACGTCTAAATATATTTACGAAAGACATCAACagatttctttatattttgccccaaaaaaaaaaatctttataaaacaTAAGAGAAACTAAACActgttggaaaagaaaaagaaaaaatttatgaaCTTAAGGTTCTgcatgtttagaaaaaaaagttggtgTTAGCATTATTAATATCTACTTATATCTTATCAATAGAAGCTGTCCCGAACGGATCATTTCCGGCGCTTTTGGCTTTTGGAGATTCGATGGTCGATACCggtaataataacaattaccTCTTGACTCTGATGAAAGGACATTACTGGCCATATATATGGATGGAACTTCGACTCCAAAAAACCAACGGGAAGACTTGGAAATGGAAGGGTGTTCTCTGATATAGTTGGTATGCTATTAAAATCCTTCATGGTGCTTCTTTGTATTATCTCATTTGTATCAAAGTGTTTGGCtaaacataaaactatataatatatatgttctcatatagtgaagtttgttttaaaataaaaattgcagcTGAAAGTTTGGGGATCAAAAGACTATTACCAGCGTACCGTAAGTTGTACATTAAACCAAGCGACCTTAAAACTGGTGTTTCATTCGGATCAGGTGGGGCAGGAGTTGATCTTGTTACATCAAATTTACTGGTAAAACCATTAGTGTTGAACTTGTTATATCGGTTAAGAGTTGTGTTATATATCTTAACTAATTTCTCGGTGTTTGTCTGGTCAGAGAGTTTTATCGCCGGCTAACCAAGTAAAAGATTTCAAAGGCTACATAAGGAAGCTGAAGGGAATAATCGCAAACGCAGTGATTCTTGTTTCTGAAGGAAATAATGATATTGGAATCACATATGCGATTCATGATGCTGGTATGCGATTAATGACTCCGAATATATACACCAGTAAATTAGTTGGttggaacaaaaaaatttataaaagtaagactgaaaaaaatgaaattctaTTCATCGAGTATCTAGactattattatacatattcattcagaatcttttggtttttgtaaaatGTATGAAGGATTTATATGATCAAGGAGCGAGAAAATTTGCGGTAATGGGAGTGATACCATTGGGATGTTTGCCTATGTCAAGAGTAATTTTCGGTACCATCTTCGTGTGGTGTAACTTCTTGGCGAATCAAATCTCGgaagattacaacaaaaaattgaaaagcgGAATTAAAAGTTGGGGAACAGAATCGGGTTTTAGTGGTGCCAAGTTTGTCTATGTCGACATGTACAACTCTCTTATGGATGTTATCAACAATCATAGGAAATACGGTACGTAAATACacattattatttatacataCTAGTCTTTTTTCTGTACGATatgaatttgaattaaaatactAAGAATAGTAACACTATGACAACATTAATACAAACGATTAGGTAAGTTTATAAATAACAGTTATCAGCTAAATCTCAGAGAAAAGGAACCAGTTTTTAATAGTGTTGCTTTAGACATTTGAAAGCTCATGACTGGTCCTAGTAGTACTTCTTTCGTTGCAGGGTTTACCAATGAGAAGAATGGGTGTTGTTGTATGATTCCGGCAATAGTACCATGCTCCAACCCAGATAAATATGTCTTCTATGACTTTGCTCATCCCTCCGAGAAAGCCTACAAAACAATTGCTAGCTGATTTCTTGTAATATATCTTAACACTCACCatcattaattttatatatgagacGGAAAATCACATATGACGTGACGATATATATGtacctctgtttttttttttttgttacaaagaatgtatatataatcCGTTTTAAATAACCAGGAACTTGCTTACAATGTATGTTCGAGATACACTATATTCTCCTCTTCGGCCAAAAACATCAGCTCGTCacgcttcttttttttctttttctttttttgaatgaatgaatgtaaaatttattcagatcaaaaatatgttgtttttttacattaattatATGCACCTTTAtagaagaaatttcagaaatatGTTAAAGGGTACAAACTATCCAAACCATATACAAGCCCATTTTGTGGCTTCCTTGAGCAAAGTCAACTATCCAAACCATATACAAGCCCATTTTGTGGTGTTCTCATCCAAGGTCTAGTCTATTAATTCATAAGAAAAGTTAGCAACTCCACTATACTCCGGTTCTTAAGCCTCCGGTTTCAATAGTTGGCGACCATCGGTCTATGAGAACAAAGCTTTTTAAACTCTACGTACAGCTCTGAGCAAACTACTTCAAACTCTCTTCTCACTATCTGGTTTCAATATTATGACACGACGATTAAATGTGCAAATATTATGATGCTCAACCACTATCTTCTACATCTTTTCTCATTTAAAAGTTGTAATGCTGTAAAATTAAAGTCTAAACAATTCCTCTGTAcgaatttaattttcatttatatgattaacCTTAAACCTTGGAATTAAATCTTTTAGaaccaaaagaacaagaaagactaaataagaaaacaacaaacttGACAATTTCGGACTAAGGTAATTGATGTTGCTCTTTACTAATGTTACTTCCAAATATGCTTCTCTGATATCTATGATCGTATATAAAAAACATGGTCTACAAAAGGTATAATAACGATGTCTCATGGTGACAACTAACTAAATTTGCCCACATATAAAAACCAGAAACAgactaaaacataattaaataagtggtatttttttcattagatatatatatatatatggaattattatagtattaaaatatCCTAACATTCATTTGGTGTGTACTGTGTACTGTACTCTCATGCATTTGGGCTTTCTACGACAAAAAGGATGTAGACGTCTAAAAATAAGTAGAAAAATCATTTGGTTTCTGTATAAAACACATGATACAGTAAAAACTGTCCGGAAGAAGTTTGAACTTATTTTCGATATGTTTAGGGGAAAAATATTTGTGTTAgcattattttctattttatttctctCATCGGCGGCTGATCAAAATACATCATTTACTGCGCTTTTTGCTTTTGGTGATTCAGTATTAGATACCGGCAACAATAATTTTCTTCTTACTTTGCTCAAGGGAAATTACTGGCCATATGGTTGGAATTTTGACTACAAAATTCCAACGGGTAGATTCGGAAATGGAAGAGTTTTCACCGATATAGTTGGTATAACATCATACGTTTAAcaacgtttttttaaaaaaaaattgttttaagttATTTAGTAGGAATACTAATGATCTCACGTGGTGTAAGTCTTCTATTGTAGCTGAAGGTTTGGGGATCAAAAGACTTGTACCAGCTTATAGCAAGATTCGTCGCATTGCTTCTGAAGACCTCAAAACCGGCGTTTGTTTTGCATCTGGTGGTTCTGGAATCGACGATCTTACATCAAGAACACTGGTGAACAAGATGAATTTATTTGTGTTATTTcgataaaaaaaacactattataCAACTCCACCAATGTTACCTAATAAttattttcgtttctttttggATGGCCGTGGGTGGTTCGGTCAGCAAGTTTTATCGACAGGCGACCAAgtacaagattttaaaaactatttgaagaaactaaaaaaaatagtgaaacgtaagaaaaaagtaaaagaaatagTTTCAAACGCAGTGTTTCTTATTTCTGAAGGAAACAACGATCTTGGGTACTTTGTCGCTCCCGCTCTTTTGCGATTACAGTCCCCAAACACATACACCAGTAGAATGGTTGGCTGGAccagaaagtttctaaaagtaagacagtaaataaaataaaaactaatctATAGTAGTATATGAATTCTATGTAACTGTTCACACTCTTTTGGTTTATGCATGTAATCTATATATGTGAAGGAATTATATGATCTTGGGGCGAGAAAATTCGCGGTGTTGGGAGTGATGCCGGTGGGATGTTTGCCTCTGCATCGGGCTATATTCGGTGGGGTATTCGGATGGTGTAACTTCTTCTTGAATAAAGTTACAGAAGACTTCAACAGGAAATTACAGAAAGGTCTTACAAGTTACGCAGTAGAATATGATTTTAAAGATGCAAAATTTGTTTACGTCGACATGTACGGTAAACTTATGGATCTTGTCAACCATCCTAAGGCCTATGGTACGTATATACACACCCCATAAATATATGCATGACGTAACCAAGTGATAACAATATCATATATACCATGCACATGCACAACACCCATTCATAGTTATATATTGTATTGTTTTTACTCAAATTTTTCTAGCCgcatcattttttcttttattcatttgCAAATCATAACTAATATAGTAATATGTAttcccttttattttctgtttacaTATATTATTGATGTAGAATAGAATGAAAGGTGAaattctttttctaaaatattctGAATTTCATTATAGTAACTCTCACATCTAGGAtaagttactatatatataaagaatgaTTATATTGTGTgcagtttttgtttatttctttcttttttctcgtTTTGTATTTATATCCAAATCATAACTCTAAGATCATGTTGTATCTATAACAAtctatgtgtgtatatatatgtatacttgCAGGGTTtttagaagagagaaaagctTGTTGTTGTATGCCGAATGCAATAATACCATGCTTCAACCCAGATAAACACGTCTTCTATGACTTCGCTCACCCTTCCCAGAAAGCCTACGAAGTCATATCTAAACCACTTGTCTATCAGATAGCGAAAGGCCTTACCTAATTCCTCATttcttaaaatgttttattttaatcttagTTGTCACCATATCgttaaatatatgtaatggtCAGTATCATGCATGATGATCTATTTGATTTGATAGTgtttggataaaaaaaaaaagtgaacaaaaataattaacacTTTCAGGCTAAGGTGAATAAAACAAAGTCGGCCTCATGGGAACACGAAAATTATTGTACAAGTACACCCATATATATTTCCAATTCTTCACTCGTGAGCATTTTCTGAAAATTATGCAGACTTTGAATGCAAAAGAGGTCGTTGAGACTTGAGCACTATAGGGACCATATATgtataggaagaagaaaagaagataataataacgatttttacatttaaaataacatttcataaacaaaaataatatcttatgaaaaaaaaacattaatattttgtttacttatAAGAACATGCATGTACATTTGAGCAAAAAAACCGAAATTCTCTTAgttcattaaatttaattgaTTTCTTAAGTTAATTGCGGAtggatattatttttacttgGAATTATATATCCCTCAACAAACTAGGGAATGGTATACATACATAAGGTGGTGGGATTAATATTGCATGTTTTGTTAATCTTGTATAGTCATGGATAATAAACCTCCCTATAAATCtgcagctttgtttttcttcctttcacACGGAttgcattgtttatatataCCAATTTATTTCGTTGTCTGAATATACTTAAACTACATCCTGTatgttttattgttaaaaaaaaaaaaaaaaatcttgttttatcaTCAATCAAATAAGTTCACTTAGAATATTA from Camelina sativa cultivar DH55 chromosome 7, Cs, whole genome shotgun sequence includes the following:
- the LOC104702344 gene encoding GDSL esterase/lipase EXL3, with the protein product MKNNTSWSCCSWSSWKLCLLSVLILTDTIAAVKLPPNLIIPAVIAFGDSIVDTGMNNYVKTVVKCDFQPYGINFQGGVATGRFCDGRVPVDLLAEEFGIKLNVPAYFDSKLNSKDLLTGVSFASGGSGYDPITPKLVTVISLEEQLTYFEEYIEKVKNIVGEERKDFIIANSLFLVVAGSDDIANTYYTLRARPQYDVDSYTTLMSDSASAFVAKLYGYGVRRLAVFSAPPIGCVPSQRTLGGGILRDCADTYNEAAKLFNSKLSPKLDMLRKTLPGIKPIYINIYDPLLDIIQNPANYGFKVANKGCCGTGAIEVAVLCNKITSSVCPDVSSHVFWDSYHPTEHTYKVLVSLLINKFIDQFV
- the LOC104702345 gene encoding LOW QUALITY PROTEIN: GDSL esterase/lipase EXL5-like (The sequence of the model RefSeq protein was modified relative to this genomic sequence to represent the inferred CDS: deleted 1 base in 1 codon) — its product is MKFFYGLQDFLMRRKGVVKKKLVLALLISTYILSIEAVPNGSFPALLAFGDSMVDTGNNNNYLLTLMKGHYWPIYGWNFDSKKPTGRLGNGRVFSDIVAESLGIKRLLPAYRKLYIKPSDLKTGVSFGSGGAGVDLVTSNLLRVLSPANQVKDFKGYIRKLKGIIANAVILVSEGNNDIGITYAIHDAGMRLMTPNIYTSKLVGWNKKILKDLYDQGARKFAVMGVIPLGCLPMSRVIFGTIFVWCNFLANQISEDYNKKLKSGIKSWGTESGFSGAKFVYVDMYNSLMDVINNHRKYGFTNEKNGCCCMIPAIVPCSNPDKYVFYDFAHPSEKAYKTIAS
- the LOC104702347 gene encoding GDSL esterase/lipase EXL6-like, whose protein sequence is MFRGKIFVLALFSILFLSSAADQNTSFTALFAFGDSVLDTGNNNFLLTLLKGNYWPYGWNFDYKIPTGRFGNGRVFTDIVAEGLGIKRLVPAYSKIRRIASEDLKTGVCFASGGSGIDDLTSRTLQVLSTGDQVQDFKNYLKKLKKIVKRKKKVKEIVSNAVFLISEGNNDLGYFVAPALLRLQSPNTYTSRMVGWTRKFLKELYDLGARKFAVLGVMPVGCLPLHRAIFGGVFGWCNFFLNKVTEDFNRKLQKGLTSYAVEYDFKDAKFVYVDMYGKLMDLVNHPKAYGFLEERKACCCMPNAIIPCFNPDKHVFYDFAHPSQKAYEVISKPLVYQIAKGLT